In Thermobaculum terrenum ATCC BAA-798, the DNA window CGTGCTAGCAAGATAAAGACTGTTGGCCTATGCCACAGCGTCCAGGGAACGGCATGGGAGCTATCGAAAGACATAGGAGTGCCCCTTGAAGAGATCAACTTCGTGTGTGCCGGCATAAACCATATGGCGTTCTATCTTAAGTTCGAGAGGAACGGAGAAGATCTATATCCGCTAATAAGAAAGGTCATAGAAGAAGGAAGAGTACCGGAACATAATCGCGTGAGATATGACGTGTTCAAGAGATTTGGATACTTTGTGACGGAATCAAGCGAGCACTTCAGCGAATACGTTCCCTGGTATATAAAGAGAGACAGACCAGACCTAATAGAGAAATACAACATACCTCTCGACGAATATATAAGAAGATGCGAGGCACAAATCGCTGGCTGGGAAGAGCTACGCAAGCGTTACGAGAGCGATGAGCCCATACAAGTCGAAAGGACACACGAGTTCGCCTCTTACATCATACATAGCATAGAGACAGGTATTCCCAAACTGGATGAAAAGGGTAACACCCGTGTAATCTATGGTAACGTACCTAACAACGGCTTGATCGACAACCTTCCTCAGGGATGCTGCGTCGAAGTTCCATGCCTCGTAGATAGAAATGGCATCCAGCCAATCAAGATAGGTTCTCTGCCAATCCAGCTGGCAGCACTAATGCAGACCAACATCAATGTGCAAGCCCTCACTGTAGAGGCAGCACTAACCAGGAAGAAAGAGTATATCTATCAGGCGGCGATGCTCGACCCACATACTGCAGCTGAACTTGATCCGGATCAGATATATTCTCTGGTAGATGAACTCATAGCTGCCCATGGCGACTGGCTGCCAGAATATCACTAATAAACTAGGATCACTTTTCTAAGGGGAAGGGGTACCCCTTCCCCTTATCTAAAGATAAAGACGATTATGAAAGCTCTGACTGTAACACTTAATGCAGCCATAGATATAACTTATGCTCTGCCTTACCTACAGCCAGGCGAGTCATTGCGCGTACACGAGAAGATCTACTCCCCTGGTGGTAAAGGCAACAATGTGGCCAAGATCCTAAATATTCTTGGTGATGATGTAATAGCCACAGGATTTGTAGGGGGATATACGGGTCAGTTCATAGAAGAGTCTTTGCAATCTATAGGCATAGTGCCCAAGTTTGTAAAAACCAGAGATGCTTCCAGACTGTGCATAGCAGTAATCGAGGAAGCAAACGGCCGGGTATCAGAGCTGCTGGAGCCAGGAGCAAATATTACCAGGGACGAATCTGACAAGCTCTTAGAGCTGGTTAAGCAACTGGCAACAGAGGTGGATACAGTAGTATTCTCGGGTAGCTTGCCCAAGGGAGTTCCAGACGACTACTACAGGATCCTGTTATCACAGCTCAAGGGCTTGAATGTGCAGACGGTTCTAGATACCAGTGGAGAATCCCTACGGTTGGGTATAAGAGGGAAGCCTAACATCATAAAGCCCAATAGAAAAGAGATACAAGATCTGATGGGTAGAGATGCCCCAGTAAAAGAGATAATAGCTTTCTGCAGGCAAGAATTGCTAGCTAAGTACCTATCCACAGATGCAATAGTATTGCTAACGCTAGGGAAGGACGGTGCCATATTGCTAACAAAAGAGCTTGTGCTGCAAGCAATACCTCCTGATATAAAGGTAGTAAACCCAGTCGGGGCAGGTGACGCACTGCTAGCAGGTTTTTTGCATGCTCAGTCTGTATGGAAAGACCCTGATCTGATGCTAAAGTATGCTGTAGCGGTAGGGACAGCCTCAGCTCTACAAAAGACCGCAGGAAGTGTAAACCCGCAAGATATAGACCTAATAATGTCTCAGGTAAATGTTAGAACACTTTTATTAGGAGCAGAATAAGTGTTAGAAACAAGCACAGCACACTCTCATACCTATAACGAGATCACTAATCAGCCCGTCTCCTGGAAGACAACCGTTGACGCAATATCTTCACAATGGGCCGAGTTGCAGCCTCAGCTGACGATAACCCCGGATACTCATTATGTATTCGTAGGATGTGGCACATCTCTGTATATAGCTCAGAGTGCAGCTCAGTGTTTTCAGGAGATAACTGGCTATACATCATTAGCTGTGCCCGGCTCCGAAGTGTTCCTGTCCGCCAAATCTACTGTACCTTCCAGATATCCGGTAATAGCTTTCATAATCTCTCGTTCTGGTACAACCACCGAAGCATTACTTGCGGCTGACTATCTGGCTGCTAACAGATCAAACGTAACTACAATTGGGATAACCTGCAACAGTGATACTGAGCTTACCAAGAGGACTAGATTTAGCATTCAACTTCCTCATGCACACGAGGAATCAGTAGTTATGACTCAATCATTCACCTCGATGCTGATAGCTTTGCAGTACGTAGCTGCATCCCTAGCAGGAGATCAGATGGTCATAGACCAGATCTCCTCCTTGAGCACCTACCTACAGAGAGACATCAGGAGTTTTGAATCCAAAGCACAGGAGCTAGGGGAGAATTTAAACCTAGATCATTTTGTGTATCTAGGGCTCGGCCCCAACTATGGCCTCGCTCAGGAGGGCAACCTAAAGCTTAAGGAGATGACCCAGGTCCACTGCGAGGCTTACAATCCGCTGGAGTTCAGGCATGGTCCAATATCAACAGTAAGAGAAGGCTCTGCAATAATCCTGCTTGCCGGCAACAGAGAAAGAGATTACGTACCGTCATTAGTAACTGATCTTAAGGAAGTAGGTGCTTTCGTCGCATCTTGCTCTCCTTATCCCATCGATGGATCTGATATGCACCTGCTCGTGGGGAAGGAGCTAACAGATGTACCCAGATGTGCGCTCTACATGCCATTCCTGCAATACCTGGCTTACTACAGGGCAGTTTCATTGGGATTAAATCCAGATCAGCCGAGAAACCTTTCGCAGGTAGTAAAACTGGATGAATAGTAAGCTCTCAAGGCCATTAGCAATAGTTGGTAATCTGAACGTCGATCTTTGGGTAAGAACGGTTAGCCGTTTCCCTAGATGGGACGAAGAGCTCGTAGTTGATTCCGCCCAAATGGTTCTTGCAGGTACCGCCGGCTATATCATGCTCGCGGCAAAGGGGCTAGGAATCCCTACATTTACCATATCTACCATA includes these proteins:
- a CDS encoding SIS domain-containing protein, which gives rise to MLETSTAHSHTYNEITNQPVSWKTTVDAISSQWAELQPQLTITPDTHYVFVGCGTSLYIAQSAAQCFQEITGYTSLAVPGSEVFLSAKSTVPSRYPVIAFIISRSGTTTEALLAADYLAANRSNVTTIGITCNSDTELTKRTRFSIQLPHAHEESVVMTQSFTSMLIALQYVAASLAGDQMVIDQISSLSTYLQRDIRSFESKAQELGENLNLDHFVYLGLGPNYGLAQEGNLKLKEMTQVHCEAYNPLEFRHGPISTVREGSAIILLAGNRERDYVPSLVTDLKEVGAFVASCSPYPIDGSDMHLLVGKELTDVPRCALYMPFLQYLAYYRAVSLGLNPDQPRNLSQVVKLDE
- a CDS encoding alpha-glucosidase/alpha-galactosidase translates to MPKITFIGAGSTVFAKNLIGDILSFPELQDSTICLFDIDPDRLSTSEIVANKIKQALNAPAKIEATTDRRKALYGADYALCMIQVAGYKPGTVIDFEIPKKYGLRQTIADTLGIGGIMRALRTIPVLLDMCKDMEELCPDVYFLNYVNPMAMNCWAISRASKIKTVGLCHSVQGTAWELSKDIGVPLEEINFVCAGINHMAFYLKFERNGEDLYPLIRKVIEEGRVPEHNRVRYDVFKRFGYFVTESSEHFSEYVPWYIKRDRPDLIEKYNIPLDEYIRRCEAQIAGWEELRKRYESDEPIQVERTHEFASYIIHSIETGIPKLDEKGNTRVIYGNVPNNGLIDNLPQGCCVEVPCLVDRNGIQPIKIGSLPIQLAALMQTNINVQALTVEAALTRKKEYIYQAAMLDPHTAAELDPDQIYSLVDELIAAHGDWLPEYH
- a CDS encoding 1-phosphofructokinase family hexose kinase, with the protein product MKALTVTLNAAIDITYALPYLQPGESLRVHEKIYSPGGKGNNVAKILNILGDDVIATGFVGGYTGQFIEESLQSIGIVPKFVKTRDASRLCIAVIEEANGRVSELLEPGANITRDESDKLLELVKQLATEVDTVVFSGSLPKGVPDDYYRILLSQLKGLNVQTVLDTSGESLRLGIRGKPNIIKPNRKEIQDLMGRDAPVKEIIAFCRQELLAKYLSTDAIVLLTLGKDGAILLTKELVLQAIPPDIKVVNPVGAGDALLAGFLHAQSVWKDPDLMLKYAVAVGTASALQKTAGSVNPQDIDLIMSQVNVRTLLLGAE